Proteins encoded within one genomic window of Mesorhizobium sp. AR10:
- a CDS encoding ABC transporter ATP-binding protein — translation MMAEAIIELKSVERHYVQGPRKLTILNGADFSLKRGEMVALVAPSGTGKSTLLHTAGLLERPDAGDVILAGRACGRLSDEERTAIRRNDVGFVYQFHHLLPEFSALENIMMPQLIKGLSRQEASERAAQLLDYMQIGKRAQHRPSELSGGEQQRVAIARAVANAPLVLLADEPTGNLDPVTASYVFEALEALVRQSGLAALIATHNHQLAARMDRRVTLAEGKVVPL, via the coding sequence GTGATGGCCGAGGCCATTATCGAGCTGAAGAGCGTTGAGCGGCACTATGTTCAGGGGCCGCGCAAGCTCACCATTCTCAACGGCGCCGATTTTTCGCTGAAGCGCGGTGAGATGGTAGCGCTGGTGGCGCCTTCGGGCACCGGCAAGTCGACGCTGCTGCACACCGCCGGGCTGCTGGAGCGGCCTGACGCCGGCGACGTGATTCTCGCCGGTCGCGCCTGCGGGCGGCTTTCCGATGAGGAGCGCACGGCAATCCGCCGCAACGATGTCGGCTTCGTCTATCAGTTCCACCATCTGTTGCCCGAGTTTTCGGCGCTGGAAAACATCATGATGCCGCAGCTGATCAAAGGGCTGTCGCGTCAGGAGGCGTCCGAGCGGGCGGCACAATTGCTCGACTACATGCAGATCGGCAAGCGCGCCCAGCATCGCCCGTCCGAACTTTCCGGCGGCGAGCAGCAGCGCGTCGCCATCGCGCGTGCCGTCGCCAATGCACCGCTGGTGCTGCTGGCCGACGAGCCGACCGGCAACCTCGACCCGGTCACCGCCTCCTATGTCTTCGAGGCGCTGGAGGCGCTGGTCCGGCAATCGGGCCTGGCAGCACTGATCGCCACCCACAACCACCAGCTTGCCGCGCGCATGGACCGTCGCGTGACGCTGGCCGAGGGTAAGGTCGTCCCGCTTTAG
- the lipB gene encoding lipoyl(octanoyl) transferase LipB has protein sequence MPERSQIATSFLPLPGSAPVEWRIEPGLTTYPDALAIMEGRAEAIRSGAAGEMVWLVEHPPLYTAGTSARIEDLIEPDRFPVFAAGRGGEYTYHGPGQRVAYVMLDLKRRREDVRAFVAALEQWIIGTLAAFNVRGERREDRVGVWVVRPDRPALPDGSPAEDKIAAIGIRLRRWVSFHGIAINVEPDLSHFSGIVPCGVADHGVTSLVDLGLPIGMADLDIALKSAFEDVFGPAEPSFIEAPRKAG, from the coding sequence ATGCCAGAACGCAGCCAGATCGCCACGTCATTCCTGCCCCTGCCCGGTTCCGCGCCGGTCGAATGGCGCATCGAGCCCGGATTGACCACCTACCCGGACGCGCTCGCCATTATGGAAGGGCGCGCCGAAGCGATCAGAAGCGGGGCCGCCGGCGAGATGGTCTGGCTGGTCGAGCATCCCCCGCTTTACACCGCCGGCACCAGCGCTCGCATCGAAGACCTGATCGAGCCGGACCGCTTCCCGGTGTTCGCGGCCGGGCGCGGCGGCGAATACACCTATCATGGGCCGGGTCAGCGGGTCGCCTATGTGATGCTTGACCTGAAGCGGCGGCGCGAGGATGTCCGCGCCTTCGTTGCCGCGCTCGAACAATGGATCATCGGCACGCTCGCCGCCTTCAACGTGCGGGGCGAGCGCCGCGAGGATCGTGTCGGCGTCTGGGTGGTGCGGCCCGATCGCCCTGCCCTGCCCGACGGCTCGCCGGCAGAGGACAAGATCGCCGCGATCGGCATCAGGCTGAGGCGCTGGGTGAGCTTTCACGGCATTGCCATCAATGTCGAGCCGGACCTCAGCCACTTCAGCGGCATCGTGCCATGCGGTGTGGCCGATCACGGTGTCACCAGCCTTGTCGATCTCGGCCTTCCCATTGGGATGGCCGACCTCGACATCGCGCTGAAATCCGCCTTTGAAGATGTTTTCGGCCCCGCCGAGCCTTCGTTCATCGAAGCGCCCCGCAAGGCGGGATGA
- a CDS encoding TauD/TfdA dioxygenase family protein, giving the protein MAKLAPVDQIIPEADVVPLTGRVGAEIRNIRLSGDLPQQTIVAINQILLRHKVVFFRDQAHLDDAEQERFAHRLGELVPHPTQGPIKGTASILELDSSRGGGRADQWHTDVTFVDAYPKFSVLRGVVIPPAGGDTIWSNTAAAYQDLPAPLKLLADNLWAVHSNVYDYAAVRPRATAAEKKHFEEVFTSTIYETEHPVVRVHPETGERTLLLGNFVQRLVGLSKGDSARLYEVFQSYVTAPENTVRWRWKAGDVAIWDNRATQHYAVNDYGDQHRVVRRATVDGDVPVSVDGRRSATRIKVAKPATDKAA; this is encoded by the coding sequence ATGGCCAAACTTGCCCCCGTAGATCAGATCATCCCAGAAGCCGATGTTGTCCCGCTTACGGGACGTGTCGGCGCAGAGATCAGGAATATTCGGCTTTCCGGCGACCTGCCGCAGCAGACGATAGTGGCGATCAACCAGATCCTGTTGCGGCACAAGGTGGTGTTCTTCCGCGATCAGGCGCATCTCGACGACGCCGAGCAGGAGCGCTTTGCCCATCGACTCGGCGAACTTGTGCCGCATCCGACACAAGGTCCCATCAAGGGAACGGCGTCCATTCTCGAGCTCGATTCGAGCCGTGGCGGCGGTCGTGCCGATCAATGGCATACCGACGTCACCTTCGTCGACGCCTATCCGAAATTCTCTGTTCTTCGCGGCGTCGTCATACCGCCGGCTGGCGGCGACACCATCTGGTCGAACACCGCGGCGGCCTACCAGGACCTGCCCGCTCCGTTGAAGCTGCTCGCCGACAATCTCTGGGCAGTTCACAGCAACGTATACGACTACGCGGCGGTCCGGCCGCGTGCGACCGCTGCGGAAAAGAAGCACTTCGAGGAGGTCTTCACCTCGACGATCTACGAGACCGAGCATCCCGTTGTGCGCGTCCATCCCGAGACAGGCGAACGCACGCTGCTGCTCGGCAATTTCGTGCAACGTCTGGTCGGTCTTTCCAAAGGCGATTCAGCGCGGCTCTATGAGGTGTTCCAATCCTATGTCACCGCGCCGGAGAACACCGTCCGCTGGCGCTGGAAAGCCGGCGATGTGGCGATCTGGGACAACCGGGCCACGCAGCACTACGCAGTCAACGACTATGGCGATCAGCACCGGGTCGTGCGTCGCGCCACGGTCGACGGCGACGTTCCGGTCAGCGTCGACGGTCGCCGCAGCGCCACCCGCATCAAGGTCGCGAAGCCCGCCACCGACAAGGCCGCCTGA
- a CDS encoding lipoprotein-releasing ABC transporter permease subunit → MSEAAAAKRSVAGPFSMFERMVAWRYLRSRRKETVISVIASISFLGIMLGVATLIVVMAVMNGFRAELLTRILGVNGHLIVQPLDSPLEDYAQVASRINGVAGVKYAIPLIDGQVLAQGNVGGGTGALVRGIRGEDLGKIAIVANNVRQGSLTGFDTGEGVAIGKRMAENLGLVLGDTITLISPDGDVTPLGTTPRMKGYPITAIFEVGMSEYDSSIVYMPFSEAQLYFNMDGRAQTIEIYVDDPDDVDALKPKVEEAAQRPIDMVDWRQRNETFFSALQVERNVMFMILTLIVLVAALNIISGLIMLVKDKGHDIAILRTMGASRGAILRIFLMTGAAIGVTGTIAGVLLGVLICLNIESIRQFFSWMTGRVLFNPELYFLSQLPAKMDPRETTYVILMALGLSFLATVFPAWRAARLDPVEALRYE, encoded by the coding sequence ATGAGCGAGGCTGCAGCAGCGAAGCGTTCGGTCGCAGGCCCGTTTTCCATGTTCGAACGCATGGTCGCGTGGCGCTATCTGCGCTCGCGGCGCAAGGAGACGGTGATTTCGGTCATCGCCTCGATCTCCTTCCTCGGCATCATGCTGGGCGTCGCCACGCTGATCGTCGTCATGGCTGTGATGAACGGGTTTCGCGCCGAGCTCCTGACGCGCATCCTCGGCGTCAACGGCCATCTGATCGTGCAGCCGCTGGATTCGCCGCTGGAGGACTATGCGCAGGTCGCCAGCCGTATCAACGGCGTGGCCGGCGTCAAATACGCCATTCCGCTGATCGACGGCCAAGTGCTGGCGCAAGGCAATGTCGGCGGCGGCACCGGAGCACTGGTGCGCGGCATACGCGGTGAGGATCTCGGCAAGATCGCCATCGTCGCCAACAACGTCAGGCAGGGCTCGCTCACCGGCTTCGACACCGGCGAGGGCGTCGCCATCGGCAAGCGCATGGCCGAGAACCTCGGCCTTGTGCTCGGCGACACCATCACGCTGATCTCGCCGGACGGCGATGTGACGCCGCTCGGCACGACACCGCGGATGAAGGGGTACCCGATCACGGCGATCTTCGAGGTCGGCATGTCGGAATATGACAGCTCCATCGTCTACATGCCGTTTTCCGAGGCGCAGCTCTATTTCAACATGGACGGCAGGGCCCAGACGATCGAGATCTATGTCGACGATCCCGACGATGTCGATGCGCTGAAGCCGAAAGTCGAGGAGGCAGCGCAACGACCGATCGACATGGTCGACTGGCGCCAGCGCAACGAGACGTTCTTCTCTGCCCTGCAGGTGGAGCGCAACGTCATGTTCATGATCCTGACGCTGATCGTGCTGGTGGCGGCGCTCAACATCATCTCGGGCCTGATCATGCTGGTGAAGGACAAGGGCCACGACATCGCCATCCTGCGCACCATGGGTGCGTCGCGAGGCGCCATCCTGCGCATCTTCCTGATGACAGGAGCGGCAATCGGCGTCACCGGAACCATCGCCGGCGTTCTGCTCGGCGTGCTCATCTGCCTCAACATCGAATCCATCCGCCAGTTCTTCTCCTGGATGACCGGCAGGGTTCTTTTCAATCCGGAGCTTTATTTCCTCAGTCAGTTGCCGGCGAAGATGGATCCGCGCGAGACGACCTACGTCATCCTGATGGCGCTCGGGCTTTCCTTCCTGGCAACCGTGTTTCCGGCGTGGCGGGCCGCCCGCCTCGATCCGGTCGAAGCGCTGAGGTATGAGTGA
- a CDS encoding DUF1467 family protein, which yields MSWVSFTALFFATWWVVLFVVLPFSVRTQDDDHDVTLGTVPSAPRGPHMLRAVVRTTIATMIIMGIFYGLTRGLGLSLDEIPHIIPEFNQTPAQ from the coding sequence ATGAGCTGGGTTTCATTCACAGCCCTGTTCTTCGCCACCTGGTGGGTGGTGCTGTTCGTGGTTCTGCCGTTCAGCGTGAGGACGCAGGACGATGATCACGACGTGACGCTGGGCACCGTGCCGAGTGCGCCGCGCGGTCCGCATATGCTGCGCGCCGTCGTGCGCACGACGATCGCCACGATGATCATTATGGGCATTTTCTACGGTCTGACGCGGGGGCTGGGTCTCAGCCTTGACGAGATCCCGCACATCATACCGGAGTTCAACCAGACACCTGCGCAATAG
- a CDS encoding site-2 protease family protein has product MSPIVTALLVACNLGLIFLLMTVPLGLRTVRLSRLVAADRHRLWQVLWPLGSDAGWSGKILSAEALDGPGAARIRLSWEGRDGQPIERKVLLEDVVEDSRFSMCVVDDTSLDASFFADYRETTELIAEGTATRVILSQTDRYRGIAFLVFRYFAMRRELGKLEIWVRTGHYRKGGWFEHPLSQVGFAVLSAFILWPLFGLNLGGLALAAILTSVVALHELGHMAAFRLTGHRQARMIFIPLLGGIAIGGRPYDSRFEVAFVALMGAGFSAFLVPLLIAASALASGEGHRLAATLLATLAGCAALFNIANLVPVWKFDGGQVLRQICQGPIALALASFSLLSALLALGWLAGFSSGFLLVACAVFSILSLLTMGSAVKPRHDLKPIRTFDRFAMAGALLAVFAIHGYGLLWASARLLGAGISPMG; this is encoded by the coding sequence GTGTCGCCCATCGTCACGGCCCTCCTCGTGGCCTGCAATCTCGGCCTGATCTTTCTGCTGATGACCGTGCCGCTCGGGCTGCGCACGGTCCGGCTGAGCCGGCTGGTGGCGGCCGACCGGCACCGGCTCTGGCAGGTGCTGTGGCCGCTTGGAAGCGACGCCGGCTGGTCGGGCAAGATCCTGTCCGCCGAGGCGCTCGACGGCCCGGGCGCGGCCCGGATCAGGCTGTCCTGGGAAGGGCGCGATGGCCAGCCGATCGAGCGGAAGGTTCTGCTCGAAGATGTGGTGGAAGACAGCCGCTTTTCCATGTGCGTCGTCGACGATACGTCGCTCGACGCCTCATTCTTCGCCGACTATCGCGAAACCACCGAACTCATAGCCGAGGGCACTGCCACGCGGGTGATCCTCAGCCAGACCGATCGCTATCGTGGCATTGCCTTCCTGGTTTTCCGCTATTTCGCCATGCGCCGCGAGCTCGGCAAGCTGGAGATCTGGGTCAGGACCGGGCACTACCGCAAAGGCGGCTGGTTCGAGCACCCGCTCAGCCAGGTCGGCTTTGCCGTTCTCTCGGCATTCATCCTGTGGCCGTTGTTCGGGCTCAATCTTGGCGGCCTGGCGCTGGCCGCGATCCTGACCTCGGTGGTGGCCCTGCACGAACTCGGGCACATGGCGGCGTTCCGGCTGACGGGGCATCGCCAGGCGCGAATGATCTTCATCCCGTTGCTCGGCGGCATCGCCATTGGCGGGCGGCCCTATGACAGCCGCTTTGAAGTGGCCTTCGTCGCGCTGATGGGCGCCGGCTTTTCGGCTTTCCTGGTGCCGCTGCTGATTGCCGCCAGCGCGCTTGCGAGCGGCGAGGGGCATCGGCTGGCAGCTACGCTGCTGGCGACGCTTGCCGGTTGTGCGGCACTGTTCAACATCGCCAATCTGGTGCCGGTGTGGAAGTTTGATGGTGGTCAGGTGCTGCGCCAGATCTGCCAGGGTCCGATCGCGCTGGCTCTGGCGTCGTTTTCCCTGCTCTCCGCCTTGCTGGCGCTCGGTTGGCTGGCGGGCTTTTCATCCGGCTTCCTGCTCGTGGCCTGCGCCGTCTTTTCAATCCTCAGCCTGCTGACCATGGGCAGCGCGGTCAAGCCGCGTCATGACCTGAAGCCGATCCGCACCTTCGACCGTTTCGCCATGGCCGGCGCGCTGCTGGCGGTGTTCGCTATCCACGGCTATGGGCTGTTGTGGGCATCGGCGCGGCTGCTCGGAGCCGGCATCTCGCCGATGGGATAG
- the proS gene encoding proline--tRNA ligase — protein MRLSRYFLPILKENPREAEIVSHRLMLRAGMIRQQGQGSFSWLPLGKRVLDKVCRIIREEQDRAGALEILMPTIQSADLWRESGRYDDYGKEMLRIKDRQDRDMLYGPTNEEVVTEIVRAYVKSYKDLPLNLYHIQWKFRDEVRPRFGVMRSREFLMKDAYSFDLDFEGARAAYNRMFVSYLRTFTRMGLQAIPMRADTGPIGGDLSHEFIILADTGESQVYCDRDYLSLKVPGESTDFANDDEIADIVKTWTTPYAATDEMHDEAAWEKLGEGDRVSARGIEVGHIFHFGDKYSKPMGAKVTGPDGKDHFVSGGSYGIGPSRLVAAIIEASHDDNGIIWPEAVAPFDVGLINMKVGDAECDRVCGEFYAALVAAGKDVLYDDTDQRPGGKFATADLIGLPWQVIVGPRGVAAGEIEIKNRRTGERETLPIADVKKRFGATA, from the coding sequence ATGCGTTTGTCGCGCTATTTCCTGCCCATCCTCAAAGAAAATCCGCGCGAGGCCGAGATCGTCTCGCACCGGCTGATGCTGCGCGCCGGCATGATCCGCCAGCAGGGGCAGGGCAGCTTTTCCTGGCTGCCGCTCGGCAAGCGGGTGCTGGACAAGGTCTGCCGCATCATCCGCGAGGAGCAGGACAGGGCGGGCGCGTTGGAAATCCTGATGCCAACCATCCAGTCGGCCGATCTGTGGCGCGAAAGCGGACGCTATGACGACTACGGCAAGGAGATGCTGCGCATCAAGGACCGCCAGGACCGCGACATGCTTTACGGTCCGACCAATGAGGAAGTGGTCACCGAGATCGTCCGCGCCTATGTGAAATCCTACAAGGACCTACCGCTCAATCTTTATCACATCCAGTGGAAGTTCCGCGACGAGGTGCGGCCGCGCTTCGGCGTCATGCGTTCGCGCGAGTTCCTGATGAAAGATGCCTATTCCTTCGACCTCGATTTCGAAGGCGCAAGGGCGGCCTATAACAGAATGTTCGTCTCCTACCTCAGGACGTTCACGCGCATGGGCCTGCAGGCCATCCCGATGCGGGCCGATACCGGGCCGATCGGCGGCGATCTCAGCCATGAATTCATCATCCTGGCTGACACCGGCGAGAGCCAGGTCTATTGCGACCGCGATTATCTCTCGCTCAAAGTGCCCGGAGAAAGTACCGATTTCGCCAATGACGACGAGATCGCCGACATCGTGAAGACATGGACGACGCCCTACGCCGCCACCGACGAGATGCATGACGAGGCGGCCTGGGAAAAGCTCGGCGAAGGTGACCGGGTCTCGGCGCGCGGCATCGAGGTTGGCCACATCTTCCATTTCGGCGACAAATATTCCAAGCCAATGGGCGCCAAGGTGACCGGACCTGACGGCAAGGATCATTTCGTCTCCGGCGGCTCCTACGGCATCGGTCCGTCGCGCCTGGTGGCGGCGATCATCGAGGCCAGCCACGACGACAACGGCATCATCTGGCCGGAAGCGGTGGCGCCGTTCGATGTCGGCCTGATCAACATGAAGGTTGGTGATGCCGAATGCGACCGCGTCTGCGGAGAGTTCTATGCAGCACTCGTCGCTGCCGGCAAGGACGTGCTCTACGACGACACCGACCAGCGGCCGGGCGGCAAATTCGCCACCGCCGACCTGATCGGCCTTCCCTGGCAGGTGATCGTCGGGCCGCGCGGTGTTGCCGCCGGCGAGATCGAGATCAAGAACCGCAGGACCGGCGAGCGCGAGACGCTGCCGATCGCAGACGTGAAGAAACGCTTCGGTGCTACCGCATGA
- the mce gene encoding methylmalonyl-CoA epimerase, giving the protein MLGRLNHVALAVPDLGAAIAAYRDTLGARVTAPQALPEHGVTVVFVDVGNTKIELLEPLGESSPIAAFLEKNPSGGMHHVCYEVDDILAARDRLKASGARVLGDGNPRNGAHGKPVLFLHPKDFFGTLVELEQA; this is encoded by the coding sequence ATGCTCGGACGCCTGAACCATGTCGCGCTTGCCGTGCCGGATCTGGGCGCGGCGATCGCGGCCTATCGCGATACGCTCGGCGCTCGGGTCACCGCGCCGCAGGCGTTGCCGGAGCATGGCGTGACGGTGGTTTTCGTCGATGTCGGCAACACCAAGATCGAATTGCTGGAGCCGCTGGGCGAAAGCTCGCCGATCGCCGCGTTCCTGGAGAAGAACCCTTCCGGCGGCATGCATCATGTGTGCTACGAGGTCGATGACATCCTGGCCGCGCGGGACAGGCTGAAAGCCAGCGGCGCCCGTGTCCTGGGCGACGGCAATCCCAGGAACGGCGCCCATGGCAAGCCGGTGTTGTTCCTGCACCCCAAGGATTTCTTCGGCACGCTGGTCGAACTGGAGCAAGCATGA